The genome window CGGTTTCTCGCATAACGGAGGCCGGCGGAGAGCGCAGGATAATAGCGCCGTCGGTGCTGTCGGCGGATCTGATGCGGCTGGCCCGCGACATTGATTCCGTGTCGAAAGGCGGGGCGGACTGGGTTCATCTGGATATCATGGACGGGCACTTTGTGCCTAACCTCAGTTTCGGCCCTTCACTGGCGAAGGCGATACGCGGTTACACGGATTTGCCGGTTGACACGCATCTGATGCTGGACAATCCGCAGGATTTTGTCGAGCCGTTCGCAAAAGCCGGCGCGGATCTGATCACGGTGCATCTTGAAGCGATAGAAGGGCCCGGCCTGCTGGAAAAGATCGCCGGGCTTGGCGTCCGGGCGGGCCTTTCGCTCAGGCCGGACCGTCCGGTAGAAGATCTTAAGCCGTTTTTGCGGTATGTTGATCTGGTTTTGATAATGACTGTGTTCCCCGGTTTCGGGGGGCAGGGATTTTTACCCGGCAGTGCCGAACGCATTGCCGAGGCCCGACGCCTCATAGCCGCTTGCGGAAGGAAGATATGGCTTGAGGTGGACGGCGGAATAAACAAGGAAACGGCCGCTGCGGCCTGCCGCGCGGGAGCTGACGCTTTCGTTGCCGGCAACGCCGTGTTCGGCGAGAAATCGCCGGCGGAGGCCGTGCGCAACCTGCGCAGCAGCATCAACTAGGAGGAAACATGGCAGTAGTGCTTAGACTGCAGAGAACGGGCAAACCGAAAGCGCCGCATTACCGGATCGTGGCGATTGAAAAATCGCATCAGACCCGTGGGCGCGCGCTGGAAATCGTGGGGCATTTCAATCCCCGCGGCAACGCGAAACCCGCCGAACAGGTGGTATTCGACATGCCCAGACTCGAGCACTGGCTTTCGGTGGGCGCTGTGCCCAGCGAAACCGTTGCCGGTCTTATCCGCCGCGTTAAAAACGGCGGAGAAGCCGAAAAGAAGTAACCGCCTTTGGGCCGCGCGGCTTGCGGCCTGAGGAGATGAAATGAAAGAACTCGCTGAATACCTGCTTAAAGCGCTTGTATTAAAACCCGAAGAAGTGGCGGTATCCGCTTCCGAGGACGATAAGGGCGTTGTGCGCGTGAAAGCGCATGTGGCGGAGTCGGACAAGGGCAAGGTTATCGGGAAAGACGGCCGTGTGATCAAAGCGGTGCGGGCGGTGATGTCCGCCGGCGCGGCGAAAGCGGGCAGGAAAGTTTTTCTGGACCTTGACTGATGCGTTTCGACGTAGTCACGCTGTTTCGCGCGATGGTGGATGGCCCGCTTTCCGAAAGCATAGTGGGCCGGTCGCGGAAACAGGGCATACTGGAGCTGGGGTTTGTGGATCCCCGCGATTTCACCACGGACAGGCACCGTTCGGTTGATGACCGGCCTTACGGCGGCGGTCCGGGCATGGTGATGCTGGCGGAACCGCTGTATCAGGCGATCGCAAGCGTGAAGCGCGAAGATTCGCTGGTGGTTATGCTGGGCCCCAAGGGTGAACGGTTCACCCAGAACACGGCCAGAACGCTTTCGGGCCGTCCGCACGTGATTCTGCTGTGCGGGCATTACGAAGGCGTGGATGCGCGCATTGACAGGTATGTGGATATGGAGCTCTCGCTCGGTGATTTCATCATGACCGGCGGAGAACCCGCGGCGGTCGCCGTCATAGACGCGACGACAAGATTGCTGCCGGGAGTCTTCGTCAAAGACAATGTTCCCGATACCGAATCCTTCAGCGGGAACCTCTTGGAAGCACCTCATTACACACGTCCGGCCGTATGGCGTGGAATGAGCGTACCGGATGTGCTGCTGGGCGGCAACCACGGCGAAGTGGACAAATGGCGTGACCAGGAATCGCTCGCCCTGACCCGCAGTCGCAGACCGGATCTGCTTAAAACAATGTTGGAGGACAACAATGCAACTCGTACAGGAAGGAATTAAAACCGATATACCGGCGTTTCGGCCCGGCGATACGGTTCGCGTGCACACCAAAGTTGTTGAAGGCGCTAACGAAAGAATTCAGATTTTCGAGGGCACCGTCATCGGCAGAAGAGGCGCGGGCATTTCGGAAACCTTCACGGTCCGCAAGATCTCGTTCGGAGTAGGCGTGGAGCGCATTTTCCCCGTCCATTCGCCCAAGATCGAGAAAATTGAGGTGAAGAAGGCGGGCAAGGTGCGCCGCGCCAAACTGTATTATCTTCGCAACCTCGCCGGGAAAGCCGCGCGCATTAAAGAAGCGAAACCGGAAACTGACGGAACTGCCCAGTCTTAAACAGAAATTGTCAGCGCAGGTGTGCCTTGACGAGACAGGAATTCGACGAGGAACTGGCGCGGGAATACAGCGCAGGCTCCCTGATCGGGATAGATGAAGCAGGCAGGGGCCCCCTTGCGGGGCCCGTAACTGCCTGCGCCTGTGTTTTGCCAAAAACGGCATATCCGCTGCTTGCCGAAGTGAACGACAGCAAACAGCTTTCTCCGAAGAAAAGGGAGAAGCTGTACGAACTGCTCAAACAATGCGGAGCGCGTTACAGCGTGGCTTTTGTTGCTGCGGCGGAAATAGACCGCATAAATATTCTGCAGGCCACATTCAAGGCGATGCGCGAAGCGGCGGCTGAAGTCGCCGCTTCGCTGGCTTCGCCGCTGTGCGTGGTGGACGGAAACCATAAAATACGCGATTTCAGCCTTCCTCAGACGGCAGTGGTCAAAGGAGACAGCCGGTCGCTGTGCGTGGCGGCGGCGAGCGTTATCGCCAAGGTCGAGCGCGACCGCTATATGCGGGCGCTTGACGTAAAATATCCCGGCTACGGGTTTGCCGGGCACAAAGGCTACGGCACGGCGGCGCACATGCGCGCGATAGCTGAAAAGGGCCCGTGTCCAGAACACAGAACCACATTTATCCCCGACGATATCATAAACGGGCTCAAATCCCGGGCCCGGCAGCTTGATTTCAAATTTCACTAATTCCAATGGCGGGATTTTTCGGCCGGATATTCAGCTCTGACAATACGCGCCGGCAGACCGGCGCCGCCGCCGAAGCGCAGGCGGAGGCTCTGCTGCGGGCGAAAGGCTACGAAATACTCGCGCGCGGCTGGCGCGTGCCGTGCGGCGAGCTGGATGTGGTGGCCCGCAAAACCGGTACGCTGGTTTTTGTCGAAGTCAAAGCCCGGCGCGGCACGGGTTTCGGCGGCGCGATTCATGCGGTGACAAAAGCCAAACAACTCAAACTCACGCGCGCCGCGCTAAGCTATATCAAAGCGGAAACGCCCGGTTTTTCATCAGCCCGGTTCGACGTGATGCTGTTCACCGCCGGGCAGGAGCCCGTGCATATCGAAAACGCTTTTCCCCCCGCCGCCGGTTTCAATTTCTGAAAGCCCGGTTGAAATTTCATTCGGGCGGCTGACGGCCCGGGATTTTTGCAACGGGCGTTCCGGTTCACGCCCGGGGTTTGCGGCAGGGTGGAAATTGCCGTAGCGGCGTCTGCTGCGGCCATTGCCTGCCCCGCCGTTTTTTTGTTAACCTTAAACAATGCATTGGCGATGATTATCTTCCCGCGCGAGGCTATATAAATGATTACAAAAAAAAAGTCCCAACATATCGCAAGAATTGAAAAAGCCGCAGCCTGGCTTAAAAAAAATCTCAAAGGCCTGACGCCGGACACGCTGATGATAATGGGCAGCGGCCTGTCCAAATCCGTGCCGCAGCTGAAAAATTCCATAACGATCTCCTATGACAGAATACCCGGCTTCCTGCGTTCCACCGTAGAAGGCCACGCGGGCGAACTGGAAATCGGAAAATCCGGCGCGCTTACCGTAGCCATCATGAAAGGCCGGTTCCATTACTATGAAGGGCACGCTATGAGCGATCTGGCCATTCCGATCCGCGTATTCGGCGCGCTTGGCGTGAAGAACCTTGTTGTCACGGCGGCGGTCGGTTCGGTGCATAAAAACGTGAAGCCCGGCAGTTTCGTGATTCTCAGGGATCATATCAATTTCATGGGCGTGCACCCGCTGCGCGGCGTGTATGACAAACGGTTTGGTCCGATGTTTCCCGATCTCACCGACGTCTATGCTCCGGCCCTGCGCCGTGCCGCGCTGGCCGCCTGCAGAAAGAATAAAATCCCCGCGCGCGAAGGCGTTTATCTGGCGGGGTTCGGGCCGACTTATGAAACCCCGACCGAAATACGCATGTTCAGGAGCTGGGGCGCGGACGTGGTCG of Elusimicrobiaceae bacterium contains these proteins:
- the rpe gene encoding ribulose-phosphate 3-epimerase, which translates into the protein MMEAVSRITEAGGERRIIAPSVLSADLMRLARDIDSVSKGGADWVHLDIMDGHFVPNLSFGPSLAKAIRGYTDLPVDTHLMLDNPQDFVEPFAKAGADLITVHLEAIEGPGLLEKIAGLGVRAGLSLRPDRPVEDLKPFLRYVDLVLIMTVFPGFGGQGFLPGSAERIAEARRLIAACGRKIWLEVDGGINKETAAAACRAGADAFVAGNAVFGEKSPAEAVRNLRSSIN
- the rpsP gene encoding 30S ribosomal protein S16 is translated as MAVVLRLQRTGKPKAPHYRIVAIEKSHQTRGRALEIVGHFNPRGNAKPAEQVVFDMPRLEHWLSVGAVPSETVAGLIRRVKNGGEAEKK
- a CDS encoding KH domain-containing protein; its protein translation is MKELAEYLLKALVLKPEEVAVSASEDDKGVVRVKAHVAESDKGKVIGKDGRVIKAVRAVMSAGAAKAGRKVFLDLD
- the trmD gene encoding tRNA (guanosine(37)-N1)-methyltransferase TrmD — encoded protein: MRFDVVTLFRAMVDGPLSESIVGRSRKQGILELGFVDPRDFTTDRHRSVDDRPYGGGPGMVMLAEPLYQAIASVKREDSLVVMLGPKGERFTQNTARTLSGRPHVILLCGHYEGVDARIDRYVDMELSLGDFIMTGGEPAAVAVIDATTRLLPGVFVKDNVPDTESFSGNLLEAPHYTRPAVWRGMSVPDVLLGGNHGEVDKWRDQESLALTRSRRPDLLKTMLEDNNATRTGRN
- the rplS gene encoding 50S ribosomal protein L19, yielding MQLVQEGIKTDIPAFRPGDTVRVHTKVVEGANERIQIFEGTVIGRRGAGISETFTVRKISFGVGVERIFPVHSPKIEKIEVKKAGKVRRAKLYYLRNLAGKAARIKEAKPETDGTAQS
- a CDS encoding ribonuclease HII, yielding MTRQEFDEELAREYSAGSLIGIDEAGRGPLAGPVTACACVLPKTAYPLLAEVNDSKQLSPKKREKLYELLKQCGARYSVAFVAAAEIDRINILQATFKAMREAAAEVAASLASPLCVVDGNHKIRDFSLPQTAVVKGDSRSLCVAAASVIAKVERDRYMRALDVKYPGYGFAGHKGYGTAAHMRAIAEKGPCPEHRTTFIPDDIINGLKSRARQLDFKFH
- a CDS encoding YraN family protein, coding for MAGFFGRIFSSDNTRRQTGAAAEAQAEALLRAKGYEILARGWRVPCGELDVVARKTGTLVFVEVKARRGTGFGGAIHAVTKAKQLKLTRAALSYIKAETPGFSSARFDVMLFTAGQEPVHIENAFPPAAGFNF
- a CDS encoding purine-nucleoside phosphorylase, producing MITKKKSQHIARIEKAAAWLKKNLKGLTPDTLMIMGSGLSKSVPQLKNSITISYDRIPGFLRSTVEGHAGELEIGKSGALTVAIMKGRFHYYEGHAMSDLAIPIRVFGALGVKNLVVTAAVGSVHKNVKPGSFVILRDHINFMGVHPLRGVYDKRFGPMFPDLTDVYAPALRRAALAACRKNKIPAREGVYLAGFGPTYETPTEIRMFRSWGADVVGMSTVPEVLAASQLGMRVLGVACVTNLAAGISASPLTHQEVLDAGVMIASKFKGFIADLLKASAFEVKQP